A region from the Actinoplanes sp. OR16 genome encodes:
- the dacB gene encoding D-alanyl-D-alanine carboxypeptidase/D-alanyl-D-alanine-endopeptidase — translation MPGSEQGPEVTAPTGGEQAHRQPFPWQDPAPGPRRQESPWQPAAGTAPGQPPVAPQSPGTAGRASAPGTVPWPGSPISDPAAGYNWAGGTQQIPGRASTSPPPGRASVPPVDWSRPPSSGQPPTASAQPSQGMQASQGAQPSQGAQPSPGAQSSPGSQASPGQPSPGAQPGRASIPQPPQPSSGAQPGRASVAPAPVQQPSSGAQAGRDSQSQPSKPAGAGRSSTSFVMQPGAESATPAPAVNSPESTEYPPSGPNPVGSWNAPRNPWSAGPPRSTDPPTQQNIAATAAQSGIAQPSAAQSAIAQPTAAQAGAAQSQAPAGSDVTAQLPGVRASSAPAVPDRGDAWGQPGDATAQIPKTPAAPVAGVDGVPEVKPTSGGSYGRASVPLNTTRPTSPAPASSGRGSGDGPVGSTSAAAPAEGGKDPVEAETGRKSRTKSISVLAVVVLFALIAAVGLVVRPGPVDEWLGAEAETTPSAAARTPDPAPTPVLAAAETEGATPDTAAVQAALDPLVSANALGDTVHVSVLDAATSTVLYAKNADVPTTPASTTKLLTAATALAARGPAYRLTTLVVAGENPGEVVIVGAGDPTMSVDGNQLFPGAARLDTLAARVKKALGDTPATRVYVDLSLYEGPETATGWSSGDIAEGQVARIQPFMTNGGRIEPVHNDFGGDPRYTNPATAAGKLFAKAIGVTASVRAAKAPEPARGSASAAPSAPAAAWTPGKELARVDSPPLAQIVDWMLQQSDNVLAEAVARQVPLAAGKPASFDSTSEAMLAKLEELGLPSDEANLYDGSGLSRNNGISPTLLVRTLALAANGSNANISALFTGLPVAGWSGTLRTRFVTPSPNQEAQGIVRAKTGTLSGVNTLAGVLVNKDGRVMVFAIMAVGGASAVAARAALDKVAARLVECGC, via the coding sequence GTGCCCGGATCCGAGCAGGGCCCGGAAGTGACCGCGCCGACCGGGGGTGAGCAGGCGCATCGACAGCCTTTCCCCTGGCAGGATCCCGCACCGGGGCCGCGGCGGCAGGAGTCGCCCTGGCAGCCGGCCGCAGGGACGGCGCCGGGTCAGCCGCCCGTCGCGCCGCAGTCACCCGGTACGGCAGGCCGCGCCAGCGCTCCGGGCACCGTCCCGTGGCCCGGTTCGCCCATCTCGGATCCGGCGGCCGGCTACAACTGGGCCGGCGGAACCCAGCAGATCCCCGGCCGCGCGAGCACATCGCCGCCGCCCGGCCGCGCCTCGGTGCCGCCGGTCGACTGGTCGCGCCCGCCGTCGAGCGGTCAGCCTCCGACGGCGTCCGCCCAGCCGTCCCAGGGCATGCAGGCGTCGCAGGGCGCGCAGCCGTCTCAGGGCGCGCAGCCGTCTCCCGGTGCTCAGTCGTCACCTGGCTCGCAGGCGTCTCCTGGTCAGCCCTCGCCGGGTGCGCAGCCTGGTCGCGCCTCGATTCCGCAGCCGCCTCAGCCTTCGTCCGGAGCGCAGCCTGGTCGTGCTTCGGTGGCGCCGGCTCCGGTCCAGCAGCCGTCGTCCGGTGCGCAGGCTGGTCGTGATTCGCAGTCGCAGCCGTCCAAGCCGGCGGGTGCCGGGCGGTCGTCCACGTCGTTCGTGATGCAGCCCGGCGCGGAGTCGGCGACGCCCGCTCCCGCCGTGAACTCGCCGGAGAGCACGGAATATCCGCCGAGCGGCCCCAACCCCGTCGGATCTTGGAACGCTCCGCGGAATCCCTGGAGCGCGGGCCCTCCACGTTCCACCGACCCGCCGACGCAGCAGAACATCGCAGCGACCGCAGCCCAGTCCGGCATCGCGCAGCCGAGCGCCGCCCAGTCCGCCATCGCGCAGCCGACCGCAGCCCAGGCCGGTGCCGCGCAGAGTCAGGCTCCGGCCGGTAGCGACGTCACGGCGCAACTGCCGGGCGTGCGCGCCTCCTCGGCGCCCGCTGTTCCGGACCGTGGAGACGCCTGGGGCCAGCCCGGCGACGCGACCGCTCAGATCCCGAAGACGCCGGCCGCGCCGGTCGCAGGCGTCGACGGTGTGCCGGAGGTCAAGCCGACGTCGGGGGGCAGTTACGGGCGCGCCTCGGTGCCGCTGAACACCACCCGGCCCACCTCGCCCGCGCCCGCGAGCAGCGGGCGCGGATCAGGTGACGGTCCGGTGGGGAGCACGAGCGCCGCGGCCCCGGCTGAGGGCGGGAAGGACCCGGTCGAAGCGGAAACCGGGCGTAAGTCCCGTACCAAATCGATCTCGGTCCTTGCCGTTGTGGTGTTGTTCGCCCTGATCGCAGCGGTGGGACTGGTGGTCCGGCCGGGACCTGTCGACGAATGGCTCGGCGCCGAGGCGGAGACCACCCCCTCCGCCGCCGCTCGCACGCCCGACCCCGCGCCGACGCCGGTGCTGGCCGCGGCCGAGACCGAGGGCGCGACGCCGGACACCGCGGCGGTGCAGGCCGCCCTCGACCCGCTGGTGAGCGCGAACGCGCTCGGCGACACCGTGCACGTCTCGGTGCTGGACGCGGCGACCTCGACGGTGCTGTACGCCAAGAACGCCGACGTGCCGACCACGCCCGCCTCGACCACGAAGCTGCTGACCGCGGCGACCGCGCTGGCCGCACGCGGGCCGGCCTACCGGCTCACCACCCTGGTGGTGGCCGGCGAGAACCCCGGCGAAGTCGTGATCGTCGGTGCCGGCGATCCCACCATGTCGGTGGACGGCAACCAGCTCTTCCCCGGCGCGGCCCGGCTTGACACGCTCGCCGCGCGGGTGAAGAAGGCGCTCGGCGACACCCCGGCGACGCGGGTCTACGTCGACCTGTCGCTCTACGAGGGCCCGGAGACCGCGACCGGCTGGAGTTCCGGCGACATCGCGGAGGGGCAGGTCGCCCGGATCCAGCCGTTCATGACGAACGGCGGCCGGATCGAGCCGGTGCACAACGATTTCGGTGGCGACCCTCGGTACACGAACCCGGCGACCGCGGCCGGCAAGCTGTTCGCGAAGGCCATCGGCGTCACCGCGTCGGTGCGGGCGGCGAAGGCGCCGGAACCCGCCCGGGGCTCCGCGAGCGCGGCCCCTTCCGCGCCCGCCGCCGCCTGGACGCCCGGCAAGGAACTGGCCCGGGTCGATTCGCCGCCGCTCGCGCAGATCGTCGACTGGATGCTGCAGCAGAGCGACAACGTGCTGGCCGAGGCGGTCGCCCGGCAGGTGCCGCTGGCGGCGGGCAAGCCGGCCAGCTTCGACAGCACCTCGGAGGCGATGCTCGCGAAGCTGGAGGAGCTGGGCCTGCCGTCCGACGAGGCGAACCTCTACGACGGCAGCGGGCTCTCCCGTAACAACGGGATCAGCCCGACGCTGCTGGTGCGGACGCTCGCGCTCGCCGCGAACGGCTCGAACGCGAACATCAGCGCCCTCTTCACCGGCCTGCCGGTGGCCGGCTGGTCGGGCACGCTGCGGACCCGGTTCGTGACGCCGAGCCCGAACCAGGAGGCCCAGGGCATCGTCCGGGCCAAGACCGGCACGCTGAGCGGGGTCAACACCCTGGCCGGCGTGCTGGTAAACAAGGACGGGCGGGTCATGGTCTTCGCGATCATGGCGGTCGGTGGCGCTAGTGCCGTCGCGGCGAGGGCTGCGCTCGACAAGGTGGCGGCCCGGCTGGTGGAGTGCGGCTGCTGA
- a CDS encoding inorganic diphosphatase produces the protein MDFDVLVEIPKGQRNKYEVDHKTGRIRLDRTLFTATQYPADYGYIEGTLGQDGDPLDALVLIQEPTFPGCLVRARAIGMYRMTDEKGRDDKVLCVPYEDPRQEHLRDIHHLGEFDRMEIQHFFTVYKDLEPGKSVEGATWVGRIEAEAEIRASFKRAEAAEAEGEHH, from the coding sequence ATGGATTTCGACGTTCTGGTTGAGATCCCCAAGGGGCAGCGCAACAAGTACGAGGTGGACCACAAGACGGGTCGTATCCGGCTCGACCGGACCCTCTTCACCGCGACACAGTATCCGGCGGACTACGGCTACATCGAGGGCACCCTGGGCCAGGACGGCGACCCGCTGGACGCCCTGGTGCTCATCCAGGAGCCGACTTTCCCGGGCTGCCTGGTCCGTGCCCGCGCCATCGGCATGTACCGGATGACCGACGAGAAGGGCCGCGACGACAAGGTCCTCTGCGTGCCTTACGAGGACCCGCGCCAGGAGCACCTGCGGGACATCCACCACCTCGGTGAGTTCGACCGGATGGAGATCCAGCACTTCTTCACGGTCTACAAGGACCTGGAGCCGGGCAAGTCGGTCGAGGGCGCGACCTGGGTCGGCCGCATCGAGGCCGAGGCCGAGATCCGCGCGTCGTTCAAGCGCGCCGAGGCCGCGGAGGCCGAGGGAGAGCACCACTGA
- the eccD gene encoding type VII secretion integral membrane protein EccD, with translation MSTGLARVTISAPQRRVDVSLPERVPLAELLPDVLRHAGEDLADQGENHGGWVLRRADGVVLATGQGLEIQGVRDGEVLHLVPARDEWPEAEYDDVVEAVAEGARRRGGIWTPATTRTASLVAAGVPLALGVIALVRVGPGHGAAGLVSAALLLLGGVIAARSYGSPPAGIALGGYALVYAFGGGAGLTASGWSAPAGSVALLVASVIGVLGIAAGVRLFVAGATAGLLGALTALLAAASSPAAAAAMLISVLVCGLGVLPVLAVRLGRMPLPPPARPSGGPGRPDSADDEPPDRAAVFAAVDRADELLTGLLVGHALASAAAFALLAAEGTRSARTLIAVCATALILRARLFVTARLRIPLLVAGLGGLAVLGADLILTTSWDAGLLPGLTAVVLLIAAVTIILGTRYEHRAPSPYLSRAADLLEGVAVIAVIPVACAVAGLYTALSGF, from the coding sequence GTGAGCACCGGTCTGGCACGTGTGACGATCAGTGCGCCGCAACGCCGGGTGGACGTCTCCCTGCCCGAGCGGGTGCCCCTCGCCGAGCTGCTTCCCGACGTTCTCCGCCACGCCGGCGAAGACCTCGCCGATCAGGGCGAGAACCACGGCGGGTGGGTGCTGCGGCGCGCCGACGGGGTCGTCCTCGCGACCGGTCAGGGTCTGGAGATCCAGGGGGTACGCGACGGCGAGGTGCTGCACCTCGTCCCGGCCCGCGACGAGTGGCCGGAGGCGGAGTACGACGACGTGGTCGAGGCCGTCGCCGAAGGGGCCCGCCGGCGTGGCGGCATCTGGACTCCCGCCACCACCCGGACGGCGTCGCTCGTCGCTGCCGGTGTGCCGCTCGCCCTCGGCGTCATCGCGCTCGTCCGGGTGGGCCCCGGCCACGGCGCTGCCGGGTTGGTCTCGGCGGCGCTTCTCCTGCTGGGCGGGGTGATCGCCGCCCGGTCGTACGGGTCACCGCCCGCGGGAATCGCGCTGGGCGGATACGCGCTGGTCTACGCGTTCGGCGGAGGCGCCGGCCTCACCGCGTCCGGATGGAGCGCCCCGGCCGGATCGGTGGCGCTGCTCGTCGCGTCGGTGATCGGCGTCCTCGGGATCGCCGCCGGGGTTCGGCTGTTCGTAGCGGGCGCGACAGCCGGCCTGCTCGGCGCGCTGACCGCCCTGCTCGCCGCCGCCTCGTCACCGGCTGCCGCGGCGGCGATGCTGATCTCGGTGCTGGTCTGCGGGCTCGGGGTGCTGCCGGTGCTCGCCGTCCGGCTCGGCCGGATGCCGCTGCCGCCGCCGGCCCGGCCGTCAGGTGGCCCCGGGAGGCCGGATTCCGCGGATGACGAACCGCCGGACCGGGCCGCCGTCTTCGCCGCGGTCGACCGCGCCGACGAACTCCTGACCGGCCTGCTGGTCGGCCACGCACTCGCCTCTGCGGCAGCGTTCGCCCTGCTGGCGGCCGAGGGGACCCGTTCCGCCCGGACCCTGATCGCGGTCTGCGCGACCGCCTTGATCCTGCGCGCCCGGCTCTTCGTGACGGCCCGCCTGCGCATCCCGCTGCTGGTCGCCGGGCTCGGCGGCCTCGCCGTGCTCGGCGCCGACCTGATCCTCACCACGTCATGGGACGCCGGCCTGCTGCCGGGCCTCACCGCGGTGGTCCTTCTGATCGCAGCGGTCACGATCATTCTCGGTACGAGGTATGAGCACCGCGCACCGTCGCCCTACCTGAGCAGGGCCGCCGACCTGCTGGAAGGCGTCGCCGTGATCGCGGTGATCCCGGTGGCCTGCGCAGTGGCCGGGCTGTACACGGCACTTTCCGGCTTTTAG
- the eccCa gene encoding type VII secretion protein EccCa, with product MGTVMIRRQPRRAGPPIPSGELAAEAPPVIPPLPSGRWQQWLLALPMLGGTLAMAMMMGQGQTGPFPYVVGALFGISSLAMLTMSFGAAGSPRRAEMIAARRAYLRHLAMLRRRARDTARRQRIGLFYRHPDPDRLWSTVSSHRLWERRPEDSDFGVVRIGLGPQTLATPLTTPPSRPTDELEPMTAGALRRFLDAHAIVPDLPVAMSLRGFARILIRSGDDGPAARALTRAILVQLTVFHPPDDLRIVICAGPAARDRWEWVKWLPHHGHPARADALGPERLFGDADELDGLLSDLLAGRSRFTPGERTSTVPHLVVVADGVQRVVEPGLDGVTVIDLVTVPPRVPDDATLVLRIGEDGGLTTSTVDEHGPVGRADGLSIEQAEAVSRRLAPLRLATGAEPAGPAVIADPGLTELLGIGDPAAFHWTHRSDRDLLRVPIGVDDGGRPVELDLKESAQDGMGPHGLLVGATGSGKSELLRTLVLALAATHSPDTLNLVLIDFKGGATFAAMDRLPHTAALITNLAEALPLVDRMADALDGELIRRQELLRRAGNFAGRREYERARSSGAALPPLPSLLVICDEFAELLQRKPELLDLFLQIGRVGRSLGVHLLLASQRLEEGRLRGLDTHLSYRIGLRTFSALDSRVVLGVPDAYELPRSPGHGFLRSGTEPPIRFRASYVSGTHPRARALPPGLSHVLPWTGRHVPLPAEPAGTTAGESLAGILIGRLAGHGPQAHRVWLPPLGDSACLDEILGPVVVEPRRGLTVADPALRGNLQVPIALVDKPREQLRDVLWLRLAGSAGHVAVVGGTRSGKSSALLTLVCSLALTHTPDEVRVYCLDFGGGTLGVLRGLPHVGGVFGRLEDEGVRRTAGEMVALLAERERRAAPFQAHVLLVVDGWSTLRAEFEELEPALTDLATRGLAYGVHLVASTTRWTDFRPAVRDLFGSRVELRLGDPVDSAVHRRAAADVPEGQPGRGVTDRGLHLLTVRPEVSPIGDTSSLVKASAGAWRGPVAAPVRLLPAVVTYDRRLVEVGENLRIPIGIAEADLGVVELDFAADPHLLVLGDAECGKSSFLRALSTSLTSRFPPDQARIILIDHRRSLTDVPDSEHRIGYAVSAAQTTDLIRSVAVYMERRKPGPEITAAQLRDRSWWTGPELFVLVDDYDLVVAGPMNPLEPLLEHLPQARDIGLHLILTRRTGGAGRALYEPVIQRLRELSTPGLVMSGSPEEGVLLGTVRPEPLPPGRGRLVTRREGTRLIQLAHLPPFRDSGKSADAECD from the coding sequence ATGGGGACGGTCATGATCCGCCGTCAGCCGCGCCGCGCGGGACCGCCGATCCCGTCCGGCGAGCTCGCGGCCGAGGCGCCGCCGGTGATCCCGCCGCTGCCTTCCGGGCGCTGGCAGCAGTGGCTCCTGGCGCTGCCGATGCTGGGCGGCACGCTGGCCATGGCGATGATGATGGGACAGGGACAGACCGGGCCTTTCCCGTACGTCGTGGGCGCCCTCTTCGGCATCTCCTCCCTGGCGATGCTGACCATGTCGTTCGGGGCGGCCGGATCGCCGCGCCGGGCCGAGATGATCGCCGCCCGGCGGGCGTACCTCAGGCACCTGGCGATGCTGCGCCGCCGCGCCCGGGACACCGCCCGCCGGCAGCGGATCGGCCTGTTCTACCGGCATCCCGACCCGGATCGCCTCTGGTCCACCGTGTCCAGTCATCGCCTCTGGGAGCGTCGTCCGGAGGACTCCGACTTCGGCGTGGTCCGGATCGGCCTCGGCCCGCAGACGCTCGCCACGCCGCTGACCACCCCGCCGTCCCGGCCGACGGACGAGCTGGAGCCGATGACCGCCGGTGCGCTGCGCCGGTTCCTGGACGCCCACGCGATCGTCCCGGATCTGCCGGTGGCGATGTCGCTGCGCGGTTTCGCCAGGATCCTGATCCGGTCCGGCGACGACGGCCCGGCCGCCCGCGCGCTGACCCGCGCGATCCTGGTCCAGCTCACCGTCTTCCATCCGCCGGACGACCTGCGCATCGTGATCTGCGCCGGCCCCGCCGCGCGCGACCGCTGGGAGTGGGTGAAGTGGCTGCCGCACCACGGCCACCCGGCCCGCGCCGACGCACTCGGGCCGGAACGGCTGTTCGGCGACGCGGACGAGCTGGACGGCCTGCTCAGCGACCTGCTGGCAGGTCGTTCCCGGTTCACCCCCGGCGAACGCACGTCGACCGTGCCGCACCTGGTCGTCGTCGCCGACGGCGTGCAGCGGGTGGTCGAGCCGGGGCTGGACGGGGTGACGGTCATCGACCTCGTCACCGTTCCGCCACGGGTGCCCGACGACGCGACACTGGTCCTGCGGATCGGCGAGGACGGCGGTCTCACCACGTCCACCGTGGACGAGCACGGGCCGGTCGGCCGGGCCGACGGTCTCTCGATCGAGCAGGCCGAGGCGGTGTCCCGGCGGCTCGCCCCGCTGCGGCTGGCGACCGGCGCCGAACCGGCCGGGCCCGCGGTGATCGCCGACCCGGGACTGACCGAGCTGCTCGGGATCGGAGATCCGGCCGCGTTCCACTGGACCCACCGGTCCGACCGCGACCTGCTGCGCGTGCCGATCGGGGTGGACGACGGCGGCCGGCCCGTCGAGCTGGACCTCAAGGAGTCGGCGCAGGACGGGATGGGCCCGCACGGGCTGCTCGTCGGCGCCACCGGGTCCGGCAAGTCGGAGCTGCTGCGTACGCTCGTGCTCGCTCTGGCGGCCACCCACTCGCCGGACACGCTCAATCTGGTGCTGATCGACTTCAAGGGCGGCGCCACGTTCGCCGCGATGGACCGGCTGCCGCACACCGCAGCGCTGATCACCAACCTGGCCGAGGCGCTGCCCCTGGTCGACCGGATGGCCGACGCGCTCGACGGCGAGCTGATCCGCCGGCAGGAGCTGCTGCGGCGGGCCGGGAACTTCGCGGGCCGGCGCGAATACGAACGGGCCCGCTCGTCCGGCGCCGCCCTGCCGCCGCTGCCGTCGCTGCTGGTGATCTGCGACGAGTTCGCCGAGCTGCTGCAGCGCAAGCCGGAGCTGCTCGACCTGTTCCTCCAGATCGGACGAGTCGGCCGCTCGCTCGGTGTGCACCTGCTGCTGGCCAGCCAGCGTCTCGAGGAGGGCCGGCTGCGCGGGCTCGACACCCACCTGTCCTACCGGATCGGGCTGCGGACGTTCTCGGCGCTGGACTCGCGGGTCGTGCTCGGCGTGCCGGACGCGTACGAGCTGCCCCGCTCCCCCGGCCACGGGTTCCTGAGATCCGGCACCGAGCCACCGATCCGGTTCCGCGCCTCGTACGTCTCCGGCACCCACCCGCGCGCCCGAGCCCTGCCGCCGGGCCTCTCGCACGTGCTGCCCTGGACCGGCCGGCACGTGCCACTGCCGGCCGAACCCGCCGGGACCACCGCCGGCGAGAGCCTGGCCGGCATCCTGATCGGCCGGCTCGCCGGTCATGGGCCGCAGGCACACCGGGTCTGGCTGCCACCGCTCGGCGACTCCGCTTGCCTGGACGAGATCCTCGGCCCGGTCGTCGTCGAACCCCGGCGCGGCCTCACCGTCGCGGACCCGGCCCTGCGCGGGAACCTGCAGGTGCCGATCGCGCTCGTCGACAAGCCCCGCGAGCAGCTCCGCGACGTGCTGTGGCTACGGCTGGCCGGGTCGGCCGGGCACGTCGCCGTGGTCGGCGGCACCCGCAGCGGCAAGTCCTCGGCGCTGCTCACGCTGGTCTGTTCGCTCGCGCTCACCCACACCCCCGATGAGGTACGGGTGTACTGCCTCGACTTCGGCGGCGGCACGCTGGGTGTGCTCCGGGGTCTGCCGCACGTCGGCGGCGTCTTCGGGCGGCTCGAGGACGAGGGCGTCCGGCGGACCGCCGGTGAGATGGTGGCGCTGCTCGCCGAGCGGGAACGGCGGGCCGCGCCGTTCCAGGCGCACGTCCTGCTGGTCGTGGACGGGTGGTCGACGCTGCGGGCCGAGTTCGAGGAGCTGGAGCCGGCGTTGACCGATCTCGCCACGCGCGGTCTGGCGTACGGGGTTCATCTGGTGGCGTCGACGACCCGGTGGACCGACTTCCGGCCGGCCGTGCGGGATCTCTTCGGCTCGAGGGTGGAGCTGCGGCTCGGCGACCCGGTCGACTCGGCCGTGCATCGGCGGGCGGCGGCGGACGTACCGGAAGGGCAGCCGGGCCGCGGCGTGACCGACCGGGGGCTGCACCTTCTCACGGTGCGTCCGGAGGTCTCGCCGATCGGCGACACGTCGAGTCTGGTCAAAGCGTCAGCCGGTGCGTGGCGTGGACCGGTGGCGGCGCCGGTGCGGTTGTTGCCGGCCGTCGTGACGTACGACAGAAGGCTCGTGGAAGTCGGAGAGAACCTGCGGATCCCCATCGGGATCGCGGAGGCCGACCTCGGAGTCGTGGAGCTGGATTTCGCGGCCGACCCGCACCTGCTCGTCCTCGGCGACGCGGAGTGCGGCAAATCGTCGTTCCTGCGCGCCCTCAGCACCTCGCTGACCAGCCGGTTCCCACCGGACCAGGCTCGGATCATCCTGATCGACCATCGACGCAGCCTCACCGACGTGCCCGATTCAGAACATCGCATCGGGTACGCCGTTAGCGCCGCGCAGACGACCGATCTCATTCGGTCAGTGGCCGTCTACATGGAGCGGCGCAAGCCCGGTCCCGAGATCACCGCGGCGCAGCTGCGCGACCGCTCGTGGTGGACCGGACCGGAGCTGTTCGTCCTGGTCGACGACTACGACCTGGTCGTGGCCGGGCCGATGAATCCGCTCGAACCGCTGCTGGAACACCTGCCGCAGGCCCGGGACATCGGGCTGCACCTGATCCTCACGAGGCGTACCGGAGGCGCCGGGCGGGCCCTGTACGAGCCGGTCATCCAGCGGCTCCGCGAACTGTCCACGCCGGGACTCGTGATGTCCGGCTCACCGGAGGAGGGTGTGTTACTCGGCACCGTACGACCGGAACCACTACCACCGGGGCGTGGCCGCCTGGTCACCAGGCGTGAGGGAACGCGGCTCATTCAACTGGCGCACCTGCCGCCGTTTCGGGATTCGGGGAAATCAGCAGACGCGGAGTGCGATTAG
- the mycP gene encoding type VII secretion-associated serine protease mycosin, giving the protein MALASGSPAFAATPSDPGAVEPPAVSAVPLAVSTFGTPLLAEPAITTDDSVRTDQWQLQALDLANAWSYADGAGVTVAVIDSGVDAHHPDLEGQVLPGIDLVNTKADTVTDPVGHGTTVAGLIAGRNDDDAGVIGVAPKAKILPIRVLDEENRYDDALIVAQGVRWAVDNGAKVINLSLGGSGSSATLAAALDYAFAKDVVVIACTGNASASSSADNTGVWYPAREPGVIAVAGMERDGSTLWDGSITGRETVLTAPATNLVGARGPDDYWRVQGTSFAAPMVSGAAALIRSRWPDMPAGEVVNRLIKTADDRGEPGRDPVFGFGLVNPTAALTADVPFVTDNPLDTTPPPGVARFGSAPVSGQSGEIPSGTDQQGSSWSVTPEKLTASSPAAATNAGGWAAPAEPVTESHRGRYLAIALFLLSALAAGFTVRRFATTTG; this is encoded by the coding sequence ATGGCGCTCGCCTCCGGGAGTCCCGCCTTCGCTGCTACCCCATCGGATCCGGGTGCCGTCGAGCCACCGGCCGTGTCGGCTGTGCCACTGGCCGTGTCGACCTTCGGGACACCCCTTCTCGCCGAGCCGGCGATCACCACCGACGACTCGGTGCGGACCGATCAGTGGCAACTGCAGGCGCTCGACCTCGCCAACGCATGGTCATATGCGGACGGCGCAGGTGTGACGGTCGCGGTCATCGACTCCGGTGTCGACGCGCACCACCCCGACCTCGAAGGCCAGGTTCTGCCCGGAATCGATCTGGTGAACACGAAGGCGGACACGGTCACCGACCCGGTCGGCCACGGCACCACCGTCGCGGGTCTCATCGCCGGCCGCAACGACGACGACGCCGGCGTGATCGGCGTCGCGCCCAAGGCCAAGATCCTGCCGATCCGGGTGCTCGACGAGGAGAACCGCTACGACGACGCGCTGATCGTGGCGCAAGGCGTCCGCTGGGCCGTCGACAACGGCGCCAAGGTGATCAATCTCTCGCTCGGTGGCAGCGGCTCCAGCGCCACCCTGGCCGCCGCACTCGACTACGCGTTCGCCAAGGACGTCGTCGTGATCGCCTGCACCGGCAACGCCAGCGCCTCGTCGAGCGCCGACAACACCGGCGTGTGGTACCCGGCCCGCGAACCCGGCGTGATCGCCGTCGCCGGCATGGAACGCGACGGCAGCACCCTGTGGGACGGCTCGATCACCGGCAGGGAGACCGTGCTGACCGCGCCGGCCACCAACCTGGTCGGCGCCCGCGGTCCCGACGACTACTGGCGGGTGCAGGGCACCAGCTTCGCCGCCCCGATGGTCTCCGGCGCCGCCGCGCTGATCCGTTCCCGCTGGCCCGACATGCCGGCCGGCGAAGTCGTCAACCGCCTGATCAAGACGGCCGACGACCGCGGCGAACCCGGCCGCGACCCGGTCTTCGGCTTCGGCCTGGTCAACCCGACCGCCGCCCTCACCGCCGACGTCCCGTTCGTCACCGACAATCCGCTCGACACCACACCCCCGCCCGGTGTGGCCCGTTTCGGCAGCGCCCCGGTCTCCGGCCAGTCCGGTGAAATCCCCTCCGGCACCGACCAGCAGGGGTCGTCGTGGAGCGTCACGCCGGAGAAACTCACCGCCAGCTCACCAGCCGCCGCCACCAACGCGGGCGGCTGGGCCGCCCCCGCCGAACCGGTGACCGAAAGCCACCGGGGCCGCTATCTGGCGATCGCGTTGTTCCTCCTGTCGGCGCTGGCGGCAGGCTTCACCGTCCGCCGCTTCGCCACAACGACTGGTTAG
- a CDS encoding metallophosphoesterase codes for MRKRSFITAAAALTAVGGATFAYASLIERNLFTLRRFDVPVLEPDAEPLRILHISDLHMMPDQRRKQDFVAALIGTDPDLVINTGDNLSSPYGVPGVLRALEPFLDLPGAFVFGSNDYKGPVFKNPLRYVLPGEREYVQGNDLPTEDLRAALVDAGWADLNNARTILKAGGRSIELAGVDDPHIQQDDYPSVAGPISPGADLHLGVTHTPASRVLDAMAGDGFDLLLAGHTHGGQVCVPFYGALTTNCDLPHSMAKGLHRWPGSDAWLHVSAGLGTHPTAPIRFSCRPEATLLTLIPR; via the coding sequence ATGCGTAAGCGCTCCTTTATCACCGCCGCCGCCGCGCTGACCGCCGTTGGCGGGGCGACGTTCGCCTATGCCTCCCTCATCGAGCGCAACCTCTTCACGCTCCGCCGCTTCGACGTGCCGGTGCTCGAGCCGGACGCGGAGCCGCTGCGCATCCTGCACATCTCCGACCTGCACATGATGCCGGACCAGCGGCGCAAGCAGGATTTCGTGGCGGCGCTGATCGGCACCGACCCGGACCTGGTCATCAACACCGGCGACAACCTCTCCTCCCCGTACGGCGTACCGGGCGTGCTGCGCGCCCTCGAACCGTTCCTCGACCTGCCCGGCGCGTTCGTCTTCGGTTCGAACGACTACAAGGGGCCGGTCTTCAAGAACCCGCTGCGTTACGTGCTGCCCGGCGAACGGGAGTACGTGCAGGGCAACGACCTGCCCACCGAAGACCTGCGGGCCGCGCTCGTGGACGCCGGCTGGGCCGACCTCAACAACGCCCGCACGATCCTCAAGGCCGGTGGCCGCTCCATCGAACTGGCCGGCGTCGACGACCCGCACATCCAGCAGGACGACTACCCGTCGGTGGCCGGCCCGATCAGCCCCGGCGCCGACCTGCACCTCGGCGTCACCCACACCCCCGCCTCCCGGGTCCTCGACGCGATGGCCGGCGACGGCTTCGACCTGCTGCTGGCCGGCCACACCCACGGCGGCCAGGTCTGCGTCCCGTTCTACGGCGCGCTCACCACCAACTGCGACCTGCCGCACTCGATGGCCAAGGGCCTGCACCGCTGGCCCGGCTCCGACGCCTGGCTGCACGTCTCGGCCGGTCTGGGCACCCACCCCACCGCCCCGATCCGCTTCTCCTGCCGCCCAGAAGCCACCCTGCTCACCTTGATCCCGCGCTGA